One stretch of Dyella jiangningensis DNA includes these proteins:
- a CDS encoding SDR family oxidoreductase has protein sequence MSRLHEKVALITGASSGIGRATAKLFAGEGAKVVLGARRNAELQSLVREIEAAGGVAVALAGDVRSEAYAKALVELATTRFGRLDVAFNNAGTLGEAGPSTDVSDAGWNDTLAVNLTGSFLGAKHQIAQMLKNGGGSVIFTSTFVGHSFAFPGVAAYAASKSGLIGLTQALAAEFGPSGVRVNAVLPGAVDTDMYRDMNNTAESQAFVTNLHALKRVATPEELARSVLYLASDDSAFVTGTATLVDGGASITRT, from the coding sequence ATGTCACGCTTGCATGAAAAGGTTGCACTGATTACCGGCGCCAGCTCGGGCATTGGCCGGGCGACCGCCAAGCTGTTTGCCGGCGAGGGCGCCAAGGTCGTATTGGGTGCGCGTCGCAATGCCGAACTCCAATCCCTCGTCAGGGAAATCGAAGCGGCCGGCGGTGTTGCCGTCGCCCTGGCAGGCGATGTTCGTTCCGAGGCCTATGCGAAGGCCTTGGTGGAACTCGCCACGACCCGTTTCGGCCGTCTGGACGTCGCGTTCAACAATGCCGGCACCTTGGGCGAAGCTGGCCCGAGCACCGACGTCAGCGACGCGGGCTGGAACGATACCTTGGCCGTCAACCTGACGGGCTCGTTCCTCGGCGCCAAGCACCAGATCGCCCAGATGCTGAAGAACGGCGGCGGGTCGGTGATCTTCACCTCGACCTTCGTGGGACATTCCTTCGCCTTCCCCGGCGTCGCCGCCTACGCGGCCAGCAAGTCCGGCCTGATCGGCCTCACCCAGGCGCTCGCGGCGGAGTTTGGCCCCAGCGGCGTCCGGGTGAACGCCGTATTGCCCGGCGCCGTCGACACCGACATGTATCGCGACATGAACAACACGGCGGAGTCCCAGGCGTTCGTGACCAACCTGCACGCGCTCAAACGTGTCGCCACGCCGGAGGAACTGGCCCGTTCGGTCCTTTACCTGGCGTCCGACGACTCGGCGTTTGTCACCGGCACGGCCACCCTCGTGGACGGTGGCGCCTCGATCACGCGCACGTGA
- a CDS encoding virginiamycin B lyase family protein, translating to MFLLYAMCVAASAQTHAPPFEVFEVPAGSGPHDVAPSPDGTVWYTAQARGAVGRLDPRSGKSDWVPLGEGSAPHGVIVAPDRAAWITDGGLNAIVRVDAKTLAVSRFPLPKDRADGNLNTAVFDRHGHVWFTGQNGIYGELDPASGRMRVFDAPRGRGPYGIAVTPDGGLYYASLAGSYLGRIDPASGATKVIEPPTPNQGARRVWSDSKGRLWVSEWTAGKLGMFDPAKQQWREWALPGQGPHAYAIFVDDRDIVWLSEWTANALVRFDPRTEHFDVLTFPQANTNVRQMMGRKGEVWLSGSGIDRLLRYDTHAAGQ from the coding sequence ATGTTTCTTCTGTACGCCATGTGCGTCGCCGCGTCGGCGCAGACCCATGCGCCACCTTTCGAGGTCTTCGAGGTGCCGGCAGGCAGTGGACCGCATGATGTCGCGCCGTCGCCCGATGGCACCGTGTGGTACACCGCGCAGGCGCGCGGCGCGGTGGGACGGCTGGATCCGCGCAGCGGCAAGTCCGATTGGGTGCCGCTGGGGGAAGGCTCCGCACCGCATGGCGTCATCGTCGCTCCTGATCGCGCCGCATGGATCACCGATGGCGGCCTGAACGCGATCGTGCGCGTGGATGCCAAGACGCTGGCCGTCTCGCGCTTTCCGCTCCCCAAGGATCGCGCCGACGGCAACTTGAACACGGCTGTGTTCGACAGGCACGGGCATGTGTGGTTTACCGGCCAGAACGGCATCTACGGTGAACTCGATCCGGCCAGCGGACGCATGCGTGTGTTCGATGCGCCGCGTGGGCGTGGCCCCTACGGCATTGCCGTCACGCCGGACGGTGGCCTGTACTACGCATCGCTCGCCGGCAGCTATCTCGGTCGCATCGACCCCGCGAGCGGCGCGACCAAGGTGATCGAGCCGCCGACGCCGAACCAGGGCGCACGCCGCGTGTGGTCGGATTCAAAAGGACGGCTGTGGGTCAGCGAGTGGACCGCGGGCAAGCTCGGCATGTTCGATCCGGCCAAACAGCAATGGCGCGAGTGGGCGTTGCCGGGGCAGGGCCCCCACGCCTACGCGATTTTCGTCGATGACCGGGACATCGTGTGGCTGAGCGAATGGACCGCCAACGCACTGGTGCGTTTCGACCCTCGGACCGAGCATTTCGACGTGCTGACATTTCCGCAGGCGAACACGAATGTTCGTCAGATGATGGGGCGCAAGGGCGAGGTGTGGTTGTCCGGCTCGGGGATCGATCGCCTGCTTCGCTACGATACGCATGCCGCTGGCCAGTGA
- a CDS encoding alpha/beta fold hydrolase, with protein MPLASEMTSADTRAMAHGMAWRLGLLAIVLGLCGGRAAHAATSIELAPCTLPDVARPARCGSLRVPENPDAPHGRQLSIGIAVVPAIERKHDDPIVLLMGGPGESAISAASGYVQQFASLLQDRDLLLVDQRGTGRSGALHCDLAATRDPGVRLKDLFPLDAVEACEQRLRKNADLSQYIYARFADDLEQVRRGLGYGPLNLFAGSYGTRAEQVYLRAYPRSVRTAYVGSVVPVDVATPITMARTAQSALDQLFQDCAADAACSAAFPNFKDEFRDVIAMLDAGTVRVPVPGHDGTWTLHRGRVAEWLRSMLYHPDDAATLPWTIHRAYQGDWSTMADGIVAKESDPDFSFGLLFAITCSEDIPFIREAEVEPQSRGTFLGDDRVRQQQAACRPWPRATLPAGYREPVHSSVPSLFVTGDHDGGTPLWFTPRVMAGFSQAVQVVAKGQGHTDWNPCVATLYEQLVRSGSIARLHPSTCPSVPLPPFKTT; from the coding sequence ATGCCGCTGGCCAGTGAAATGACATCGGCCGATACGCGCGCCATGGCGCATGGCATGGCCTGGCGCCTGGGACTGCTCGCCATCGTGCTTGGCCTGTGCGGTGGAAGGGCCGCGCACGCCGCGACGTCGATCGAGCTTGCCCCGTGCACGCTGCCCGACGTGGCACGGCCTGCGCGGTGCGGGTCGCTTCGTGTTCCGGAAAATCCCGATGCACCGCACGGGCGCCAGCTTTCGATCGGCATCGCCGTCGTTCCGGCCATCGAACGAAAGCATGACGACCCCATCGTGCTGCTGATGGGCGGCCCCGGCGAGTCGGCGATCAGCGCCGCAAGCGGCTACGTGCAGCAGTTTGCATCCCTGCTGCAGGATCGCGACTTGCTGCTGGTGGATCAACGGGGAACCGGGCGATCCGGTGCGCTGCATTGCGACCTCGCGGCCACGCGCGACCCGGGCGTGCGCCTGAAGGATCTGTTTCCATTGGATGCCGTCGAAGCCTGCGAGCAGCGGTTGCGGAAGAACGCCGACCTGAGCCAGTACATCTACGCGCGCTTCGCGGACGATCTTGAGCAGGTTCGTCGCGGCCTGGGTTACGGGCCGCTCAATCTCTTTGCCGGTTCGTACGGCACGCGGGCGGAGCAGGTGTATCTGCGTGCCTATCCACGCAGCGTGCGTACGGCCTACGTCGGCAGCGTGGTGCCGGTGGATGTTGCCACGCCGATCACCATGGCAAGGACGGCGCAATCGGCGCTCGATCAACTTTTCCAGGACTGTGCCGCGGATGCCGCCTGCAGCGCGGCCTTTCCGAACTTCAAGGATGAGTTCCGCGACGTGATCGCGATGCTCGACGCCGGCACGGTGCGTGTTCCCGTACCTGGCCATGACGGAACCTGGACGCTTCACAGGGGGCGCGTGGCCGAATGGCTGCGCAGCATGCTCTATCACCCGGATGACGCAGCGACGCTGCCATGGACGATCCATCGCGCCTACCAGGGCGATTGGAGCACGATGGCCGACGGTATCGTGGCGAAGGAGAGCGATCCGGATTTCAGCTTTGGCCTGCTGTTCGCCATTACCTGCAGCGAGGACATCCCCTTCATCCGGGAGGCGGAGGTTGAGCCGCAATCGCGGGGCACCTTCCTCGGCGACGACCGCGTGCGCCAGCAACAGGCAGCGTGCCGGCCCTGGCCGCGGGCCACGCTGCCGGCTGGCTACCGCGAGCCCGTGCATAGCTCCGTGCCCTCGCTGTTCGTCACCGGCGACCACGATGGCGGCACGCCGCTGTGGTTTACCCCACGCGTGATGGCGGGGTTCTCCCAGGCGGTGCAGGTCGTGGCCAAGGGGCAGGGCCACACGGACTGGAATCCCTGCGTCGCCACGCTGTACGAGCAGCTGGTGCGTAGCGGTTCGATCGCCAGGCTGCACCCATCGACCTGTCCGTCGGTTCCACTGCCACCGTTCAAGACGACATAG
- a CDS encoding Dyp-type peroxidase translates to MPTVLSQPVTDRLTHSAIFLVVTLNADPRADLAVQALCNDLAGLLRAVGFRKPDRRLSCVMGFGSGAWDRLFEGPRPAGLHPFREIKGVHHAVSTPGDILFHIRATHMDLCFEIAGTIMSRIGEFVETEDEVHGFKYFDERDLLGFVDGTENPVDLKAAEATLIGDEDPVFAGGSYVIVQKYLHDLKAWNAVPVEQQERIIGRRKLSDVELDEADKPSYAHNVLTSIEENGESLEIMRDNMPFGNAGKGEYGTYFIGYARSPARIERMLDNMFIGNPPGNYDRLLDFSRAVTGSLFFVPSATFLESAQVRGRDSSG, encoded by the coding sequence GTGCCCACCGTTCTTTCGCAGCCGGTCACTGATCGACTCACGCATTCCGCCATTTTCCTGGTGGTGACCTTGAACGCCGATCCGCGCGCCGACCTCGCGGTACAGGCGCTATGCAACGATCTGGCGGGATTGCTGCGTGCGGTCGGCTTTCGCAAGCCTGATCGTCGCCTGTCGTGCGTCATGGGCTTTGGTTCGGGAGCATGGGACCGGCTCTTCGAAGGCCCGCGGCCGGCCGGCTTGCATCCGTTCCGCGAGATCAAGGGCGTGCACCATGCCGTGTCGACGCCGGGGGACATCCTTTTCCACATCCGCGCGACGCACATGGACCTGTGCTTCGAAATCGCCGGGACGATCATGTCCCGCATCGGCGAGTTCGTGGAAACGGAAGACGAAGTGCACGGCTTCAAGTATTTCGATGAGCGTGACCTGCTCGGCTTCGTCGATGGCACCGAGAATCCGGTGGACCTGAAAGCCGCGGAAGCCACCCTCATCGGCGACGAGGACCCGGTATTCGCGGGCGGCAGCTACGTGATCGTGCAGAAGTACCTGCATGACCTGAAGGCATGGAACGCGGTGCCGGTGGAACAGCAGGAGAGGATCATCGGCCGCAGGAAGCTTTCGGATGTCGAACTCGACGAGGCCGACAAGCCCAGCTATGCGCACAACGTGCTCACCAGCATCGAAGAGAACGGCGAGTCGCTGGAAATCATGCGCGACAACATGCCGTTCGGTAACGCAGGCAAGGGCGAATACGGCACCTATTTCATCGGCTATGCCCGATCGCCGGCCCGGATCGAGCGGATGCTCGACAACATGTTCATCGGCAACCCGCCCGGCAACTACGACCGCCTGCTGGATTTCAGCCGTGCCGTGACGGGTTCATTGTTCTTCGTGCCGTCGGCCACGTTCCTGGAAAGCGCGCAGGTGCGCGGTAGGGATTCCAGCGGCTAG
- a CDS encoding VOC family protein: protein MQFIPYLDFDGQCREAFDFYAKVFQGAITFRMTYGESPMAGDMPKETHGRIMHNTLESAGGTVMGADGPPGNKGASGCVNITVDSEAEAERVFKALSEGGNVTMPIAETFWAKRFGMLTDRYGKAWMVNCMKPMP from the coding sequence ATGCAGTTCATCCCCTATCTGGACTTCGACGGGCAGTGCAGGGAAGCGTTCGATTTCTATGCCAAGGTGTTCCAGGGAGCCATTACCTTCCGCATGACCTACGGCGAGTCGCCGATGGCCGGCGACATGCCCAAGGAGACCCACGGGCGCATCATGCACAACACGCTGGAAAGCGCGGGCGGTACCGTGATGGGCGCCGATGGCCCGCCGGGCAACAAGGGCGCCAGTGGCTGCGTGAACATCACCGTCGACAGCGAAGCCGAGGCCGAGCGCGTGTTCAAGGCGTTGTCGGAAGGCGGCAACGTGACCATGCCGATCGCGGAAACCTTCTGGGCCAAGCGCTTCGGCATGCTCACCGACCGCTACGGCAAGGCATGGATGGTCAACTGCATGAAGCCGATGCCCTGA
- a CDS encoding DUF899 family protein, which translates to MNDVATLVPAAELVRRNGMRFPRESEDYRRARNALLAEEIELRRQIERVAEHRRALPPGPEVKGDYRFMGEAGPVDFAGLFGDKQTLVTYSYMFGPQRERPCPMCTSLLAAWDGEARDIGQRVSLAVIARSPIDRLVAFKRERGWQALRLYSDLNGNFSRDYHAIGDNDSDEPAFNVFTRRDGVVRLFWAGEMGFATADPGQDPRGAPDLMPLWTVLDCTPEGRGTDWYPKLDYPHG; encoded by the coding sequence ATGAACGATGTAGCCACGCTCGTCCCTGCCGCCGAACTGGTGCGGCGCAACGGCATGCGCTTTCCCCGTGAAAGCGAAGATTACCGCCGTGCCCGCAACGCCCTGCTCGCCGAGGAGATCGAACTGCGCCGACAGATCGAACGCGTGGCCGAGCACCGTCGCGCGCTTCCGCCCGGCCCTGAAGTGAAAGGCGATTACCGCTTCATGGGTGAAGCGGGCCCGGTCGATTTCGCCGGCCTGTTCGGCGACAAGCAGACGCTGGTCACCTACAGCTACATGTTCGGTCCGCAGCGCGAACGCCCCTGCCCCATGTGCACGTCGCTGCTCGCCGCGTGGGACGGTGAAGCGCGTGATATCGGCCAGCGCGTCTCGCTGGCGGTGATCGCGCGTTCGCCGATCGATCGCCTGGTGGCGTTCAAGCGCGAACGGGGCTGGCAGGCGCTGCGCCTGTACTCCGACCTCAACGGCAACTTCAGTCGCGATTACCACGCCATCGGGGACAACGACAGCGACGAACCCGCGTTCAATGTGTTCACCCGCCGCGACGGCGTCGTCCGCCTGTTCTGGGCAGGTGAAATGGGCTTCGCCACCGCGGACCCGGGCCAGGATCCGCGCGGCGCGCCGGACCTGATGCCGCTGTGGACGGTACTCGATTGCACGCCGGAGGGACGCGGTACGGACTGGTATCCCAAGCTGGACTATCCGCACGGCTGA
- a CDS encoding alkaline phosphatase family protein, producing MPKKKSPHSLAAINHIVVLMLENRSFDHMLGYLYADNGNVSAAGQPFEGLTGRESNPGASGAAPVEVFEIAPGTASTYYMPGADPGEGYAATNAQLFGSSTAPVPPVASNQGFVSNFDSTLAWEAKQKWSILPGTVAADIMGMHTPRTLPVLCALARGFAVCDHWFGAAPTETLPNRAFVHAGTSQGHMDDKTKSFTAGTIYASLGKKNVSWKIYGYTADPLTRMSFPDLVDAPDANFGHFADFQADAANGTLAGYSFLEPSWGSSGNSQHPNYDVALGEQYIHDVYTALRHGPAWNETLLIVTYDEHGGCYDHVPPPTNAVPPDASTGEFGFDFRRFGPRVPTLLISPWIPPGTVLRAPAGAMPFDHTSILRTVETRWSIPSLTARDAAATDVSAALSLQAPRTDDPLAGITPPVSKGANPAAGRPSHLQQVYAELVSALPVPDAHGNTAHAMPALHTEAEYDRYIDERLAAWKASRPASASR from the coding sequence ATGCCAAAGAAGAAGAGCCCGCACTCCCTGGCGGCGATCAACCATATCGTCGTGCTCATGCTCGAGAACCGCTCGTTCGATCACATGCTCGGCTATCTCTATGCCGACAACGGCAATGTGTCTGCGGCGGGGCAGCCTTTCGAAGGGCTGACGGGCAGGGAATCGAACCCGGGGGCATCGGGCGCTGCACCGGTCGAGGTGTTCGAGATCGCCCCGGGCACCGCCAGCACCTATTACATGCCGGGCGCCGATCCGGGCGAGGGCTATGCGGCCACCAATGCGCAGCTGTTCGGCAGCAGCACCGCGCCGGTGCCGCCCGTGGCGTCCAACCAGGGTTTCGTAAGCAATTTCGACAGCACGCTGGCGTGGGAAGCGAAGCAAAAGTGGTCGATCCTGCCCGGCACCGTGGCGGCGGACATCATGGGCATGCATACGCCCAGGACGCTGCCGGTGCTCTGTGCGCTGGCGCGCGGGTTCGCCGTATGCGATCACTGGTTTGGCGCCGCGCCCACCGAGACACTGCCCAACCGCGCGTTCGTGCATGCCGGCACCTCGCAGGGGCATATGGACGACAAGACCAAGTCATTCACTGCAGGGACCATCTACGCCTCGCTTGGCAAGAAGAACGTCTCCTGGAAAATCTACGGCTATACGGCCGATCCGCTGACGCGCATGAGCTTTCCCGACCTGGTCGACGCACCGGACGCCAACTTCGGTCACTTCGCGGATTTCCAGGCCGACGCCGCCAACGGCACGCTGGCGGGCTACAGCTTTCTCGAACCCAGCTGGGGCTCCAGCGGCAACAGCCAGCACCCCAACTATGACGTCGCCCTGGGCGAGCAGTACATCCACGATGTCTACACCGCGTTGCGGCATGGCCCGGCGTGGAACGAGACCTTGCTGATCGTGACCTACGATGAACATGGCGGGTGCTACGACCATGTGCCCCCGCCGACGAACGCCGTGCCGCCCGATGCGAGCACCGGCGAGTTCGGCTTCGATTTCAGGCGTTTCGGCCCGCGCGTGCCCACGCTGCTGATCTCGCCATGGATTCCCCCGGGAACGGTGTTGCGGGCACCGGCGGGTGCCATGCCGTTCGACCACACCTCGATCCTGCGCACGGTGGAAACGCGCTGGTCGATCCCCAGCCTTACCGCGCGCGATGCCGCGGCAACGGACGTCAGCGCCGCGCTCAGCCTGCAGGCTCCGCGCACGGACGATCCGCTCGCGGGCATCACGCCACCTGTCTCCAAGGGGGCGAACCCCGCCGCCGGCCGTCCTTCGCACCTGCAGCAGGTGTATGCCGAACTGGTCTCAGCCTTGCCGGTGCCCGATGCGCACGGCAATACCGCCCACGCCATGCCCGCCCTGCACACCGAAGCGGAGTACGACCGCTACATCGACGAACGCCTGGCGGCCTGGAAGGCTTCACGTCCCGCCAGTGCTTCGAGGTGA